The Candidatus Zymogenus saltonus nucleotide sequence TTCAGGCCGGGGGTCCGCTTCGGGACGGAGTCGAGGGTCCTATACATCATGGACTTTTTGATTCCCCTCTACCAGGACGAGAAGAACATCGTCTTTAGTAACATCAAGTACACCCCCAACGACCACGAAGGCTGGGAGGTGAACCTCGGGGCGGGGTACAGGCGCCTCCTCTGGGATGAAAAATTGATCCTGGGGCTGAACGCATACTACGACCAGAGAAGGACAGACTGGGGAACCAACCACGAGCAGTGGGGCTTGGGGCTGGAGGCTATGGCCGATATCCCGCTTGAGTCTTTTAACCTGGGACTGACCGGACGCTTCAACTACTACTATCCCCTCTCCCACACGAAGATCGACGGCCTGGGGACTCCCTACGCCAAGTACGCCCTGTCGGACAGCGGGATCGTCCTTACCGGCGGTCGTGTGGAGGAGCCGATACGCGGCTTCGACTACGAGGCGGGCGTGAGGATACCCTATATCTCCAAATATGTGGAGACGTGGGCCTACGTCGGGGGGTACAACTATCAGGGCCGTCGCGTCAGGGACATCAACGGTTTTATGACGAGGCTGGAGATTATCCCCACCGACTTCATGAGGCTCAACTACGAGTTTCACCACGACAACTACAGCAAGGCCGAGCACTACGGCGAGGTCACGTTCGAGGTCCCCTTCTCCATGGGAAATCTGGTCACGGGCAAGAACCCATTTGAGGGTATCGGGGACGTGTTTACCGGTAGCCGGGAGCTGAAGGCCAGGATGGTCGAGCCTGTGAGGAGGGACGTTGACGTAAAGGTTATTGTCGATGATGACAACGACAACATCCCCGGGGGCGGGGGGGAGATCGAGGACATCGTCTTTGTGAGCGAGACTGGAAGCGACGTCACGGGGGACGGGACGATGGAAAATCCCTACGCCACGCTCTCTTTCGCCCTTGCCAGCGACCCGAGGATTATTGCCGGGACGTGCAGGACGATCCACGTTATGAACAGCTCGACGATCGCGACGGTGGACGAGTCGGTCGCCGGAGTTCTCTCTCTTGACATCGCCGATTTCCTCCTCTGGGGATCGGGGGTAAACCACCCGAAATACCCGGTATCGAACATGCCCTATTCCGGCCACCCGACCGTATTCGGCGACACACTTCATCTCAACGCGGCCAACCCCACCGTAACCGGCCTCGGCTTTGACGCCAACGGCATCAATTACTGCATTGAAATCATAAACGGCTCGGGGGGCACGGGGATAAAGATAACGAACAACACGTTTACACTGACCAACGCCTTAAGCGCCTACGGGATCCGTGCCGATATCGGAGCGGACATCGGCAGTGAGGGGAATCCGATCATCATCGCCAACAACACCTTCGACATCGAGTCGACTGGAGAAAACGCATACGGAATAGGCCTTGCTACGCCGGGCAATATCTTCGCGAAGATTACCAAAAACGACATGTCGAACACGATCGAGGGAGACAGCAATGGCGCCGGCATATATCTTGACGCGTCCGGAGCCATAGGCTCTGCGACAACCCCCCTGATTGTATCGGGAAACCCTATAAATGTCAGGGGTAACACCGGAGATGCGTGGGGTATCCGCATCAATGCCGGAAGCGACATCTTCGCTTATGTTACCGGGAACGACATGTCCAATAGCATCTGGGCGGATACCGAGGCCTACGGGATTTACATTTATTCGAGCTCAGGGGGCCTGGGGTCCGAGGCAAGGCCGATAATAGTAGCCGGAAACCCAATGAAAGTCTATTCCGACATCTTTGGAGCGTGCGGGGCTTACCTATTTGCTAATAGTGATATCTTTGCCGATGTGGTAGAAAATGACATGTCGAACACTATTGAGGCAAGCGAATGGGCTTACGGGGTTTTAATTCGTTCCATCAACGGAAACATAGGATCGGAGACGAAGCCAGTTGTTGTCTCCAAAAATCCGATGACCGTAACGTCCAATATTACAGACGCGTACGGGATTTCCATCGAAGCCAGCGCTGTAGCCCCGAACGGCGACATCTTCGCGGTCGTCACCGAAAATGACATGACGGGTATGGTCAGGGGGAATGATAATGCCTACGGCATTAACTTTCTATCGCCCAACGGAAACGTAGGCTCTGAGACGAGCCCGGTGATAGTCTCCGGGAACCCGATGTTCGTAACGGGCTACAATTCGAACGGGTACGGCATTAACATATGGGCGGGTAACAACCTCTTTGCAGCCATCACCGGAAACTATATGGGAGAGACAGCATCTGGTGGGAGCTCAATCCACGGTGAATTGGAGGCCTACGGCATTCGCCTGCGCGCGGTCAACGGAAGCATGGGATCTGCGGCATGTCCGGTAATCGTCTCGGGGAATCCGGTTTCCGTAAACGCCACAGGCAGCGGCCTGCCCAATGTGAGCGCCTACGGGATCAGGTTAGAGGAAGCGGCGGGAACAGGCATCTTCGCCGCAGTTATAGGAAACGACCTGTCGCACAATATCAGCGCAGAAGACTATGCCTACGGCATCTCCATTTATAACCTCACAAGCGGCATGGGATCTGAGGCATGTCCGGTAATCATCTCCGGGAACCCGATAACCGCAACGTCCGACCCCGGTGAAGCATACGGGATACATCTCCATTCAACTACAGGCAGCTTTGCCGCCATCACCGGAAACGATCTCTCGAACACGATCACGGGGGGCAGCAATGCAACGGGCATTTACCTCCTTTCAACCGCGGGGAGCTTAGGCTCGGAGACGAGACCCGTAATCATCGCGGGTAATCCGATGACCGTGAACTGCCCCTATGCCGGCAGTATCTCGTACGGGATGTATCTTAATGCAAACGGCGCCGGTTCGAACATCTTTGCCAATGTTGTCGGAAACGATATGTCGGGCGGGGTATCCGGAGTTAATAGTGCCTACGGCATTTACATGAGTGCCGATGGCATAGGCTCCGAGTCAAACCCCGTTATCGTCTCGGAGAACCCGATGACCGTAACGGCCGCCCTCACCGCCGTCGGAAGCATTGCACACGGGATTTATTTTAGTTCCGTAAATAACATCTTTTCATCAATAATCGGAAACGACATGTCGAATACGATCACCGCAAATGCTGAGGCCTATGGCATCAGACTTAATTCAGCAGCCGGGAACATAGGGACCGATTTAAGACCGGTGATCATCTCGGGGAACTCGATTACAGCAACGGTCGACACCGGAGTACTCACATCCGATGCCTACGGGATTTGGCTCCAGGCCCCGGCGGCCGCCGCAGGAAACATCTTCGCCAGTATCACAGGAAACGACATGTCCAATACCATCACGGGTGCGGACCACATTTACGGCATGTATATTCTCGGAAACAGCATAGGATCGGCAACAAGTCCCCTCTTTATCTCCGAAAATTTGATTGCCGCAACGTCTACCGGCAACGATGCGTACGGAATCTATATCCAATCGATTAACGACGTCTTCGGCTCAATCACCGGGAACAACATGTTAAATAACATCCGTGGAAGTGGCGGCACATACGGCATTCAATTGTTTTCGACCAGCGGAAGCTTAGGCTCGGCTGCAAGCCCATTATTGATCTCCGGGAATGCGATGTCTGTTACGTCCAGCGCCAATTTGGCTTATGGAACGTATCTCTACGGGGCTCTCGACGTCTTCGCCAACATCAAGCATAACTACATGGATATTGTCTCAACAACCTCTGCAGCATTTGGAGGATACATAATAGGATTCAATTTGATAGGAAACGTCGCGTCCACCCCCACGATATTCTACGACAATTCCGGGATAGTAAACGGAGCCGTCGATCGCTACATGCTGTATCTCGATACGGGCACGGTAGGCGGAGGCAACTACGTGTTATGGGGCGAAAACGGATTTAGGCCTGCCGGCGGCGACGGCACGTGGAGCGGAAACTACGATGTCGGCGAGACCTTGCCCCAACCTCTGGTGGATCAGGACCAGCCGGTTCGTACAGACTTCGGCGCGGGCGATGTTATAACGCCGTAAGCTCTAAGAGTCCTACAACCGGGACAAAGGGGGGCAGGGGGGCAAATCCTGCTCCCCCTTTTTTTCTCCCATCGCCGCCGAGTAATACGACACAAGGCTTCCCACTTGTCTAAGAGCTAAAAGGCAACTTCCATCGCCGCCGTGTGGATACGACACATTCACCCACCCGTTCAAAAAAGCTTAAATTCTATAAACAAACCGTGGAAAACAGGCCAAGTACGGTTGCAATTAGTCTCCAATTCTGGTAGTCTATTCAAAACTCGATTAAGATGCCGCACCATTACTTGCGAGCTTGAACATCTTCTCGGGAAGGGTTATGTATCTAAAGGTGTTTAAATACCATCTGCCGGCGCTGATTATCCTCGGGATTGTCGCCCTGATCGGCTATTATGCCTATCCCCACCTCCCCGACCTGATCCCGACCCACTTCGACATAGCCGGAAACCCGGACCACTACAGCGAAAAGGGGACGTTCGGCCCCCTCTTCTTCGTGATCCTCTTCGCCTTCTTCCTCTTCATCCTTGCGTTCGATCTCTTCTACTTCAGCCGTATGGTTGAGGGGAAGATCATGGCGGCGACGAACTGGGGGATGCAGGGGATAATGGCCGTTATTTACCTCTCCACCATCGCCTATCCCCTTGGGATCATAGACAACTTCCTTGCGGGGATGGCGGCGGGCCTTTTTGCAATGGGGGTCGTCTTTACGTCGCTTTATCTCGGCGCCAAAAGAAGGCTTGACGACGAGGCGATACGCCTCGAATCCTCCCCATATTTCGAGAGGGTGAAGCCCTCCCTTTTGATGAGGCTCATTTTCTTTGTAAGACCCTACCTGCCCAACTACATCATCCAGACGAAAGAGGGGCTGAGGATCCTGGGAACCCTCTACGACCTCAGGCTCAAATGGGACGAGATCGAGGACATAAGGCCGGCAAGCCCTGTAAGGGGATCGTTTTCCTTTGTCAAGCTTTCGACAAAATTCACCGGGGTCGTGGAGATAGTCTTGAGAAACAGGAGATCGAGCGTAATTATCACCCCGGAGGATAGAGAGGCCTTCGTGAAATGTGCGAAAGGTTTTCTCTCGAATGGATAGATGGTCGTTTGAAGAAGTCTATTGTGTAATCTCGCTTTTTGAGACACAGAGTTTTTTCAGGTCAATCAATCATTTTTTAAGAGGAATGAAATGAAGGTCGTAAAATATTTTCTCGCGGGGCTGGGGATCATCTTTCTCCTCCCGGTTCTCCTCATCTCCGTTATGCTGATCTACTGGGATCTTCGCTCCCCGCCCCCCTTCGAGATCGATCCGGTCTTAAAGCTTGAAAACAGGGTGGCCGTTCCCCACGGCGATGATCCCAGGACGCTCCACAAGTCCAACACGGACATGGTCTTCTACAACGGATCGTTTTTCCTTATCCACGCCCGGACGAAGTGGCACCTGGAGGACAAAAACGGGGCCCTCATCGTCCAGAGGTCCAACGATGCCGTAAACTGGGAAGAGGTTGCAAGCATCACCGTCCCGGACACGGACGTAAGGGACCCGAAGTTCGCCGCCATCGATGGCAGGCTCTTCGTCTACTTTCTACCCAACTTCCTATTCGACCCGGAGCCGATGACCACCTACTGGACGGTCAGCGACGACGGGGTCAACTGGGAGACGCCCAAGGAGCTCGATACGATAGCTGTGGTTGACCGCCGCGGGGACAGTACGGCGGGGAAGGTCACGTCCGGCGGGTGGAACCTGTGGAGGCCTAAGACCAAAGACGGGAAGAACTGGTATGTGATGGCCAGCGGCAACAAGAAGAGGGCGGAGGTCGGCGTCGGGTACGGCGGGAAGATCGAGGGGGACGATGTGGAGGACGAGGGAACGACGCATATGATAGTCCTCTTAAGGTCGAGCGACGGTGTCAACTGGGAGGAGGTGTCGGAGGTCTACGTCGCCCGCGGCCTCTTCGAGCCGTGCATGGAGTTTCTGCCGGACGGCCGGATCATCTCGGCAATCCGATGCAGCAGCCTCGGCACCGGCGGGTACGCCTTCGGCAATCCAACGGCGAACACGATCATCGCCGTATCCTCAGAGCCGTATAAGGAGTGGAAGTACTCCTACAGCTTCATAACGAGGCTCGACGGCGCCACGCTCTTCCCCGTTAACGGGAGGATATTCGCCGTGGGGAGAAACCACATGGGCCCGAGGTTTGACATGGGCAATCACCTGGCGACGAAGAGGACCGCCTTCTACGAGGTGAAGGAGAAGGAGCTGGTATTTCTTTTCGACCTTCCCAGCAACGGCGACACATCGTACACCGGCGTGGTCAGGAGGGGCGACTACATCTACGCCAGCTACTACACCTGCCCCGTCGACAAGGACTACCCGTGGGTTGTGGGGGTCTGCTTCTTCCCGAAGACCGAGATTCGGGTGGTCAAGCTCTCCGCCAAGGGATTGCTGGAATACGCCGACAGGGTCGGGGCATCGGGCGGGAGGTAACGCCCTTTTTAAGCTCTCTTATGAGCTGTAAAGAAAGGAGGCTTTAGATATGAAATCGAAGGACAAGATGGCATTTGTCGTGAGAATTCTTATTTCTCTCGTTATAGGCTTTCTGGTGGTCTACCCGACGATAGTCTACGGGAGGCACTTTCTCATCAAATAAGATTATTTGACCTAAAGACCATTGGAAATAGAAAGGGAGTTTTAGATAGATGGAATTTGTCAAATCCAAATTGTGGCTTTCAATAAAAGTCGTCTACTGGACCCTTGTCTTTGCGGCGGCGGGATTCTTCTACTGGCTGATATTCACCACGCTCCTTTAGCAGGGGTGGCCGGTATTTATTCGTGACCCCGCTTTTGCTGCAGGGGGGCTGGACAAAGTTTCACTGGTTTTCCGCTTCCCAAGGGGATGACGCTTTTCCTACAGGAATGATACCTATTCTGCCATTCTTGGTTTGACCGGGAATCCAGAAAAATATCAACTGGATTCCCGCTTCCGCGGGAATGACAGTATATACACTGTTACCGCAGCAGGGGGGAGCGTAAAAAGCTTCTGGATTTACGCTTTCGCTGGGATGACACGATATTCCCTGCTGCGTAAAACGGTGGTGTGAAACGGGTCTATGTTAGTCTTAGGCTTAGTGGATGGGTTTCTATTTCATTGAAAGGGAGAGAGGTTTTGCCCGCCTTGCCGCCCTCCCCGAACGGGAGAACGCTGCACTACCATAAGAAAGCGGCCGACAGATTTGCGATCTACTGCGTCACCCGGTAGGCGCCCCGTCATATTTCCACAGAAAAATATCGTAAAAATATCAAAAAACTTAAAAAATCCTTGACATATTAGAATATATATACTAATATAATAGTACTATTATGGGAAGAAAGGCGAAATTTGGTGGGACCGATTTCCTCGACGCGGCCTTGAAGCTCGTGGCGGAGGGGGGTGTGGGGGCGGCCACGGTGTCCGCCA carries:
- a CDS encoding exo-alpha-sialidase gives rise to the protein MKVVKYFLAGLGIIFLLPVLLISVMLIYWDLRSPPPFEIDPVLKLENRVAVPHGDDPRTLHKSNTDMVFYNGSFFLIHARTKWHLEDKNGALIVQRSNDAVNWEEVASITVPDTDVRDPKFAAIDGRLFVYFLPNFLFDPEPMTTYWTVSDDGVNWETPKELDTIAVVDRRGDSTAGKVTSGGWNLWRPKTKDGKNWYVMASGNKKRAEVGVGYGGKIEGDDVEDEGTTHMIVLLRSSDGVNWEEVSEVYVARGLFEPCMEFLPDGRIISAIRCSSLGTGGYAFGNPTANTIIAVSSEPYKEWKYSYSFITRLDGATLFPVNGRIFAVGRNHMGPRFDMGNHLATKRTAFYEVKEKELVFLFDLPSNGDTSYTGVVRRGDYIYASYYTCPVDKDYPWVVGVCFFPKTEIRVVKLSAKGLLEYADRVGASGGR
- a CDS encoding DUF1648 domain-containing protein: MYLKVFKYHLPALIILGIVALIGYYAYPHLPDLIPTHFDIAGNPDHYSEKGTFGPLFFVILFAFFLFILAFDLFYFSRMVEGKIMAATNWGMQGIMAVIYLSTIAYPLGIIDNFLAGMAAGLFAMGVVFTSLYLGAKRRLDDEAIRLESSPYFERVKPSLLMRLIFFVRPYLPNYIIQTKEGLRILGTLYDLRLKWDEIEDIRPASPVRGSFSFVKLSTKFTGVVEIVLRNRRSSVIITPEDREAFVKCAKGFLSNG
- a CDS encoding inverse autotransporter beta domain-containing protein: FRPGVRFGTESRVLYIMDFLIPLYQDEKNIVFSNIKYTPNDHEGWEVNLGAGYRRLLWDEKLILGLNAYYDQRRTDWGTNHEQWGLGLEAMADIPLESFNLGLTGRFNYYYPLSHTKIDGLGTPYAKYALSDSGIVLTGGRVEEPIRGFDYEAGVRIPYISKYVETWAYVGGYNYQGRRVRDINGFMTRLEIIPTDFMRLNYEFHHDNYSKAEHYGEVTFEVPFSMGNLVTGKNPFEGIGDVFTGSRELKARMVEPVRRDVDVKVIVDDDNDNIPGGGGEIEDIVFVSETGSDVTGDGTMENPYATLSFALASDPRIIAGTCRTIHVMNSSTIATVDESVAGVLSLDIADFLLWGSGVNHPKYPVSNMPYSGHPTVFGDTLHLNAANPTVTGLGFDANGINYCIEIINGSGGTGIKITNNTFTLTNALSAYGIRADIGADIGSEGNPIIIANNTFDIESTGENAYGIGLATPGNIFAKITKNDMSNTIEGDSNGAGIYLDASGAIGSATTPLIVSGNPINVRGNTGDAWGIRINAGSDIFAYVTGNDMSNSIWADTEAYGIYIYSSSGGLGSEARPIIVAGNPMKVYSDIFGACGAYLFANSDIFADVVENDMSNTIEASEWAYGVLIRSINGNIGSETKPVVVSKNPMTVTSNITDAYGISIEASAVAPNGDIFAVVTENDMTGMVRGNDNAYGINFLSPNGNVGSETSPVIVSGNPMFVTGYNSNGYGINIWAGNNLFAAITGNYMGETASGGSSIHGELEAYGIRLRAVNGSMGSAACPVIVSGNPVSVNATGSGLPNVSAYGIRLEEAAGTGIFAAVIGNDLSHNISAEDYAYGISIYNLTSGMGSEACPVIISGNPITATSDPGEAYGIHLHSTTGSFAAITGNDLSNTITGGSNATGIYLLSTAGSLGSETRPVIIAGNPMTVNCPYAGSISYGMYLNANGAGSNIFANVVGNDMSGGVSGVNSAYGIYMSADGIGSESNPVIVSENPMTVTAALTAVGSIAHGIYFSSVNNIFSSIIGNDMSNTITANAEAYGIRLNSAAGNIGTDLRPVIISGNSITATVDTGVLTSDAYGIWLQAPAAAAGNIFASITGNDMSNTITGADHIYGMYILGNSIGSATSPLFISENLIAATSTGNDAYGIYIQSINDVFGSITGNNMLNNIRGSGGTYGIQLFSTSGSLGSAASPLLISGNAMSVTSSANLAYGTYLYGALDVFANIKHNYMDIVSTTSAAFGGYIIGFNLIGNVASTPTIFYDNSGIVNGAVDRYMLYLDTGTVGGGNYVLWGENGFRPAGGDGTWSGNYDVGETLPQPLVDQDQPVRTDFGAGDVITP